From a single Nymphaea colorata isolate Beijing-Zhang1983 chromosome 4, ASM883128v2, whole genome shotgun sequence genomic region:
- the LOC116253521 gene encoding peptidyl-prolyl cis-trans isomerase CYP19-3-like, with amino-acid sequence MANPKVFFDILIGKAKAGRVVMELFSDITPRTAENFRCLCTGEKGIGGSGKPLHYKGSMFHRIIPGFMCQAGDFTRGNGTGGESIYGARFDDENFRKKHVGPGVLSMANAGPDTNGSQFFICTAKTPWLDGKHVVFGHVLEGYEVVQAMEKVGSQSGSTSSPVLIEDCGQIS; translated from the coding sequence ATGGCAAATCCGAAGGTATTTTTCGACATCCTCATCGGGAAGGCAAAGGCAGGGAGGGTGGTGATGGAGCTTTTCTCCGACATCACGCCCAGGACGGCGGAGAACTTCCGGTGCCTATGCACTGGGGAGAAGGGGATCGGCGGTTCGGGTAAGCCGCTCCACTACAAGGGGTCAATGTTCCACCGGATCATACCGGGGTTCATGTGCCAGGCCGGGGACTTCACTAGGGGGAACGGCACGGGCGGAGAATCCATCTACGGCGCCAGGTTCGACGACGAAAACTTCAGGAAGAAGCACGTCGGGCCGGGCGTCCTCTCCATGGCCAACGCGGGGCCAGACACCAACGGCTCTCAGTTCTTCATTTGCACCGCCAAGACACCGTGGCTGGACGGCAAGCACGTCGTGTTCGGCCACGTCCTGGAGGGCTACGAGGTGGTTCAGGCGATGGAGAAGGTGGGGTCTCAAAGTGGGTCTACGTCGTCGCCGGTCCTCATTGAAGATTGTGGGCAGATCTCTTAG